The following DNA comes from Raphanus sativus cultivar WK10039 unplaced genomic scaffold, ASM80110v3 Scaffold1375, whole genome shotgun sequence.
cTCTCTCTACATGGTTTTATTTAAAACCTTTTCGAAACGGTTTACTTTTAACCGATCCTAACCCAATTTAAACCGTCTCAAAAAGTTGAAACTAAACCAAAGTTATATACTATACCATGGCGTGGATATATGAACTATGGAGCAACTACAGTAGAGCGATTAGGAAACATGGGAAGACAATTAAGCATTGTATTGTAGTACTCACTTTAAATCATTGTTATCCTCAGAACTTCATGTTTCTGTAATATCACTTAAATTCAACAGAACATACAAGTTATATGAAATTGCGAGTCAAatctatttaacataaaataaaatgtaatttgatacaaaacaaaacaacaacgCTAAGACTAAGACTGATTTAACTTTCAAAAGCAGTGGACATCATCGTAATTAAGAGTCTTGTTCCTCCAAAACAAAAGTAGCAAGTGCGAGTCTATAAGCACAAGATCTTAGGTTTCTAACCAAAAGCAGTGGCTGTTAAATGTTTACTAcacatgtttgtttgtttgtgatcTTTCTGTCTTCTGTAACTTAATATTCGGTTGTTTATACTTTAAAGTTTAAACGCAGTTAGGAGATTTATTGACCTTGAGAATGTACAACGGAAGAATAACAGAGAACAAAGCAAATCTTATAACTCAAAGGAGGAATTGCAACAAGCACACACACAATCATATTGGATGATTTCCCTCAGACTCTTGACCTCCTGCACTCAGGAGGGAATCCTCTAGGGAACCTTTTGAGATCAGAGCAATAATTATAGATCATGAAGTACTTCTGCACCCATCTGAGCCTCCTCCTGCCATATGCATTGAGCTCATTTGCCGTTTGCATCTCACTATCACTTAAAGAAGTCTTGAATTTGGGATCACAGCCTGAAGAAACAGTGCAAGCCGCAGCGTTGAATCCTCTGTAGTAAGCTGTGAAAGGAGCCTTGGACCAGTCAGTCTTTACAAGACCACCTCTCGTGGCCCAGTCATCTGCATTCCACAGGCTCGAGTAGATCCTCATTGGTTGGTTCTTTGGGAACGGAACACCAAGCCTCTCTGCATTGTTGAACACTCTTATAGGCAAATTGTCCACCAAGAATCTGCACAAAGAGAAGAGTAAGAAACTCAAGATCTTCGTTTATTCAGTGCATTTATAGAAACAAAGTGTTGAATTATTAATTACATGATGTGTTGAGGTCTCCAGACAATAGAGTAAGTGTGGAAGTTCTTGGTTGGATCGAACCAAAGATAAAACTGTTGTTCTCTGTTGCCTTTCCCTTGAGCAAAGACGTTGGTGTGAAGAACATAAGGCTTACCTGTCTCGTTTCCTAGAAACTCGAAATCTATCTCATCATGTGTTGCTCCTTGCGACGACAACTGcaaaaaattaatttagaaaatatttagaaaaagttTGTTCATGTTTTTGTTAAACAGTGCGAGTTTTGAGAGCTTTACGTAGTAAGCAGTGACGGTGCCGGCTGAGTTTCCGGCGACGAGTTTGAGCTGCATATCGATCCGTCCGAATAGATACTCTTTCTTGGATTTGAACCCCGATCCGGAAACCCTGTCCAGAGACAGGGACAACATGTTTCCTCCGTTGAAGATTTTACCCCTGTGGTCACCCCACGTGAGGTCGAACTCGTCGAAGAAGTTGCCTGAGTAGGCTGAACCGAACATCATTACCAGCAGAACAGCTGCCACGACGGTGAGGCTCCAGCTTCGTCCCATTTGGGTTTAGATGATAGAAATGAGATTTAGTAAGATTTGAAAGTAAGTtgagaagatgatgagagataTATGTTTTAGTGTGAGATGGCTTTTGAGAAGAGGATatgaatatctatttatatagcTGGAGCCTGAAGAAGTCTTGGGAAGCTAACTTATCTACAGTTTTTAATACTTACACACTCTATGATTTGTTTGATTCACTGTTACAAATGGTTGATGCAAAGTCCATCATTGGTCTCTACGGATCTAAGTTGATGAAGTATTGTTTGAATGCCATGATGGATTTGCATGTGTAGTAGTAGTAAACTCAACAGGTTAGACCGAAAGTTTATAGACCAGTTACTAATAATGTATCATCATTTTCTGAAATGTCATGTCTTTTTGTAGATATGTTTCTTATACAAATTATACATGAACGCTGCAGATTAGACTTCAAAATGGGAACTAACACCACTGTTCTACCATAGTGTTGGACAAATTTTTGTAGATGTGAATGAATTGACTTTTGAGTTTGAGGATACAGTTGAGATCGGATCATTTGTGAAACTATCCTAGTTACTTATGGAGTTCTTTGAGGGCTTCTTCAAATGTTTATTgcattatttatactattatttaagaaatggttttgtttatttgtcagtTTCTCTATAGTATTAGGTGAATttacttatttgttttttattgtttatttgtcatattttctataatttaaaataatttgtttattttttatttttttatacttttctTATTTTCGATACTCTCTGTAATTtaggttatttatttatttgtcatatttttaattattggtaattttatttacttatcacctttataaataattttaggtGGTAactttaatgtattttaatttcCATGTTCtctgtaattttatattattttgcttatttaacatattttattatttttagaatcttAGTTCTCATATTACATGATTTAGATTGagttattagttttaataaataactttttgaatTGCTAGTATTTCTTGTAGTCTCATGAAAGCCGAGTATATAGGATATGAATGGATTTACTTGTTGTACTGAAAGGAAAATATGcctttttaaaaaaaccttattgaattgttactttttaaaCATTTGTAttgattatttaataatatttttgttatatttaaagataaattattattaacgAGTATTATCAAACTTTAgcattaatttatatttttatcttatttttattttagtaatattaaatcgtttcatatttttttatttattatttttagaaagattttttgttcttttttatgCCACCAAATTATCTTACCAATTGAAACAATACAATTCTCTTGTTGTATTAAAAACATACTTATTctgttattataaattattaataaacttttttggTTATTACAATGCATGATATGTTTACATGTGTGGTTTAGTGGTTAACTAGATTacgttaaaataaaaaaaattgaaaactagaTTTTACAAGTAGCAAACCATTATATATGTTACGTTAAAAtagaaaactagattttaacaAGCCACATCTGTGCAGATATTTCCATTTAATATAAGTGTTTGATATTAttacaaatgttttaaatatgtaatttttattttagtgttatatattgtgtaactatatgatattatcatttatattttctaaattttactttgttactaatttttattacttaataatatattttcaaaaatatgaagtAATCATATAGAGAACCTccttcaaaaaaatatttttagtttaattcatatattttgcatataatatattttaaactttatttatttacattacataaaagaaatatgtttaagataatttataCTTACACGTGTGTGTTTAAgaaatatactttaacatatatcattttagtattttacgggatttataataaaaaatcattttttggtttaaatattataaccttagtattttagtaaattttattaatataggATATTTTTTGATGTaatgatattaagtttttatttttttaaattagactTCAGATATTAGATTGGTTTAATTTTTACAACATGTATAGTTATTTTCCTTGgtgcattttaaaaaattattctttattatctatgattttatctttttgtaaatttgaaatattatcattttgagtttgaatatttattttcaaaatttatattttttgttaagaaaactttaaaaaattacacaactatttTTGAGTTTGGAACATTACAtgagttttgattttttgatattattttataaaaaattcgaattttaattaaaatttttaaaaacaattctcaacagattttataactaaattaaaataaatttataattaaatttttttatttttaaatattttaaatgaattactaaaatttcaaagttctctaataatatatttttaaatagtatatgagctaaaggttattatatactatttatttttgtatgtaAACATTTTAAACAACATATTGTAGagatttttataataaatagaaagataatatatagttgtagatataaaagttcaacatatgttaatacatttattttgtataaaaatattatataatttaaaaaatttaactcATTTAATGAtgattgataatttatttaaatgaatttttaaaaaaactaattttttaatttacctatttaatatagttttgcAATATTTAGTTCATATAGCACtgctatttttatataatacagaATATAATTATAGAATTCATAAGgaatagtataattttttattttcttattttagaataaaaatttagttaacattgatttataataatattatattacgagttatgaaatttttactgtgttattttagaaaaaatatttaaaattttaattaagattttgttagatttttctcaataaattttgttataattaaaataaaataaatttcaaattttatagatgttttattataaaaagaaataatcaaatatgtcatattaattatttctttaAGCGATCCTACAATGATttgttaatagtagataaaaatatgattataaattaataaattagaaggtaaattaatattttgattaatttaatatttgaaactaattaactaattaagattataattcaaaaattatgttaaaatttgatttaattgaatatatattaattcacaAAAGACGTAGAACATCATCTAATCTGATGTCATCATTAGCAATTTAGTATTTCTCATGAAAGCCGAATAAATATGATATGATCggaatttttaacttttataatgaAGGGAAAATAGAGAGAATGAAAGCTGTCTAAAAGAAA
Coding sequences within:
- the LOC108819406 gene encoding xyloglucan endotransglucosylase/hydrolase protein 15; this encodes MGRSWSLTVVAAVLLVMMFGSAYSGNFFDEFDLTWGDHRGKIFNGGNMLSLSLDRVSGSGFKSKKEYLFGRIDMQLKLVAGNSAGTVTAYYLSSQGATHDEIDFEFLGNETGKPYVLHTNVFAQGKGNREQQFYLWFDPTKNFHTYSIVWRPQHIIFLVDNLPIRVFNNAERLGVPFPKNQPMRIYSSLWNADDWATRGGLVKTDWSKAPFTAYYRGFNAAACTVSSGCDPKFKTSLSDSEMQTANELNAYGRRRLRWVQKYFMIYNYCSDLKRFPRGFPPECRRSRV